A stretch of DNA from Desulforegula conservatrix Mb1Pa:
TTATGAACGAGCCTTGGCTTGCGGGGAAAAAAATATGGGTTCTTGAGCCAAGAAGAATAGCCGCAAGACTCGCCGCCTTGCGCATGGCAGAAATGACAGGAACAAGAGTCGGCGGGCTTGCCGGATATCATGTCAGGATGGAGAGAAAGGCCGGGCCTGAAACCGTCATAGAGGTTCTTACGGAAGGAATCCTTACAAGACGCATCCAGAGTGATCCCATGATAGAGGAAACAGGTCTCGTAATTTTTGATGAATTCCATGAACGAAGCATCCACGCTGATCTTGGGCTTGCTTTGTGCCTTGAGATCCGGGAGGTTTTCAGGAATGATCTGAAAATCCTTGTCATGTCGGCAACCATGGATACTGAAAAGATTTCCGCTCTCATGGGAAATGCTCCTGTCATAAATGCTTCGGGCAAAATGTTTCCTGTGGAAGTTATTTATGAAAAACCTGCTTCAAGGCCTAAGGCTATGAATGAAAGGATAGAAAACAGGGTCGCATCCAGGATTTTCAGGGCTGCTGATGAAAAAGAAGGAGACATTCTTGTTTTTCTTCCAGGAACAGGAGAAATAAGAAAAACAGCTGACATCCTTTCAAAAAGCCCGATTTCTGAAATAGCTGAAATTCATCAGCTCCACGGAAATCTTTCTTTAAAGGATCAGGAAAACGCCATAAGGCCGAACCCTTCAGGCAGACGCAAAATTGTCCTTTCTACTTCAATTGCCGAAACATCGCTTACTATTGAAGGCGTCAGAACAGTCATTGACTGCGGACTCTCAAGGGTTCCGAGGTTCAATCCATCAACAGGCATGACGAGTCTTGAAACTGTTCCTGTCAGCGTGTCTTCTGCCGAACAGAGACGCGGTCGGGCAGGCAGGCTTGCTCCTGGAAGATGCTACAGAATGTGGCCTGAAAACACTAACCATATGTTGCCGGAATTCTCCCTGCCTGAAATAAAGACATCGGATCTTTGTCCTTTTGCGCTGGAGATTGCCATGTGGGGTGCTTCATCTCCTTCTGATCTCAGGCTTTTGGATCAGCCTCAGGAAGGAGCTTTTAACCAGTCAGTCAATCTTCTCAAAATGCTTGGGGCGCTGGATAAGCATGGGCTTGTAACAGATCTCGGTCGGGAAATGTCGAAGCTGGGAGTTCATCCAAGGCTGGCTGCCATGCTCATATACGGCAAAAATAACGGACTTGCACTAACTGCTTCAAGAATAGCTGCTTTAATAGGTGAAAGGGACATACTGGTTTCTGGTTCAGAGCCTGATGAAGATATCAGGACAAGACTTGAAATTCTGGAAAAAATTTCTAAAGGAGACAAAGATTCAAGGAAAAGGGCAGATTTTTTGAGATGCCAGAGAGTTCTTGAAACAGCCTCGTATCTTGAAAAACAGATAAAATGCCATGCTGGTTATGATTCTGAAAAAACCGGGCTGCTCTTATCAGTTGCTTATCCTGAAAGAATAGCGAAAAAGAGGACAAGGGGAAGCTTTCTGACGCGCTCGGCAGGAGGAGCTTTTCTGACTGAAACCTCCCATCTTGCGGACTCCGAGTATCTTGTAATCGCAAATCTTGCCATGAATGCCAATAATAATGCCAGTCGCAGAAATGCAAAGATTTTTCTCGCTACCAAAATCGACAGGCAGGACATAGAAAAACTTTTTGGCAGGGATATCAAATCAGAAATCAAAACAGAATGGAATGAAAAAACCCTTTCTGTGGAATCCAGAAAAAACGTTTCCCTTGATGCTCTTGTTCTTGAAGAAAAAATTGAAAAAAGACCTCAGCAGGAAGATGTTCTAAACGCCATGATTTCGGGTATCAGAAAGGGCTGGCCAGAAATATTCCCTTGGACTGAAAAGGCAAAGAATCTTCAGGCAAGGGCTGCGTTTCTAAGGTCAAGGGCAGGTTTTGATCATTTACATGACATTTCTTTCCAAACACTTGAAAAAAATCTCGATGACTGGCTCAAACCTTATTTATCAGGAATCACAAGGGCGGATGATCTGAAAAAACTTGATGTCGAGGCCATTTTCATGACCATTCTGGGATGGGAGAATTCAAGGCTCC
This window harbors:
- the hrpB gene encoding ATP-dependent helicase HrpB, yielding MPGSFSPESFPVDEAVPHLKKALSEKGVAILKAPPGSGKTTVVPLRLMNEPWLAGKKIWVLEPRRIAARLAALRMAEMTGTRVGGLAGYHVRMERKAGPETVIEVLTEGILTRRIQSDPMIEETGLVIFDEFHERSIHADLGLALCLEIREVFRNDLKILVMSATMDTEKISALMGNAPVINASGKMFPVEVIYEKPASRPKAMNERIENRVASRIFRAADEKEGDILVFLPGTGEIRKTADILSKSPISEIAEIHQLHGNLSLKDQENAIRPNPSGRRKIVLSTSIAETSLTIEGVRTVIDCGLSRVPRFNPSTGMTSLETVPVSVSSAEQRRGRAGRLAPGRCYRMWPENTNHMLPEFSLPEIKTSDLCPFALEIAMWGASSPSDLRLLDQPQEGAFNQSVNLLKMLGALDKHGLVTDLGREMSKLGVHPRLAAMLIYGKNNGLALTASRIAALIGERDILVSGSEPDEDIRTRLEILEKISKGDKDSRKRADFLRCQRVLETASYLEKQIKCHAGYDSEKTGLLLSVAYPERIAKKRTRGSFLTRSAGGAFLTETSHLADSEYLVIANLAMNANNNASRRNAKIFLATKIDRQDIEKLFGRDIKSEIKTEWNEKTLSVESRKNVSLDALVLEEKIEKRPQQEDVLNAMISGIRKGWPEIFPWTEKAKNLQARAAFLRSRAGFDHLHDISFQTLEKNLDDWLKPYLSGITRADDLKKLDVEAIFMTILGWENSRLLESEAPEKYKTPSGSNLSIDYSAFDGTMTDGHPVLKVKLQEMFGIKATPCIGSKKIPLTLHLLSPASRPIQITMDLENFWKSGYLEVKKELKGRYPRHFWPDDPVNAQATRGPKPRTAQNG